The following is a genomic window from Mya arenaria isolate MELC-2E11 chromosome 4, ASM2691426v1.
TAACAAACGTTAATTTACAAAAGTGATAGCGTACATGCATGGTAACCAGTTACACTTAAACGTCATGGATCACATAAGCCTAAAACATATACGCATTATCAGAACATCACTACTATCAGTATCAAGTATCTGATATTCACTCAACTCAAGCTTTCTTAACTACAAGTAAGTTAATTAACGCCTTTGCAATTGGGTGAATAATCAATCAATTATGAAAATTTGTTGTTGCACATTGAAACACCTTTGCGCACTGGCCCTTATGAGGTTTACTCATTTGACACTTAAAGGCATCCACACCACAGCAGTGAATTATGTTATCCCACAAGACCCTACGTTCTTCTTCTCTTTTATGGCAAAAGCAAATTAAATGTTCAGTATGACATTTGACCGCTTTACACTCAGAATGACCTTGAAACAAACGTACCCGTTAAGTTCATAAACCTCGTACATGGTTTCTGGAGACGACGGTTACTTCTAACAACAAACCATAGCGGGGAACATTTGTACTGCATAATGATGTTTCGCAGGGCCTCGCCACTAGAAGATGTCGTTATGTTATCATAAATTATTGCTTTCACGCGCATCATAACATTTCTCTGAAGGATCCGTTTCCAGGATACCTTATTTGGGAAATCACCTGAACTAATATATACGCTTAGATACTCAACGAAACTGTTTTTAGAGTAGCTTATATATACCCGGTAGAAATCCAGTCTTTTGTTTATCACCGTTCATGAAACGTAGAAGTCTGTGTACGAATATGTGTTTCGCCTGATAATGGCATTGTAACAAGCACAGTTGGCCTAGAAATTGGAGTTTTCGATActcaattattatataaactgGTGTCATGCCATAGGGTACAAAGCGCGAAGTTCGTAGACATATATGTGAAAATGTTGCATATATTTGACACAAAAGCGATGGGGGGCAAGTTCTAAATTATGAATATCGTCCCTAGAATAAACACTCCACATTTCACGGCCGTATAAGGCGTTTGGAAGGATAACGGATATATAAATAGGCAAGGTTACCGCACTCATTATGTCCGGATGTATCCCACTGTTGataatactaaaatatatcCCACCGAGTTTCACACTTGCATGATGCAGCAATTCCTTACAAGACAATGTCTCATTGCAGTCTATGAAAATATCTATTTATATCTTATTCATAAAGGCAACGTCATTTTTTAgattaataatttgaattttaattaagacataattTGAAACGCATCTGCTTCTAAATCATCTTATGCATCTTAATAGCAGACATTGTCgtaaaacgacaaaaaatataaataattacttaacatacttttcaatataatgaatacataaatgctacaaatacatacaaaacatgtatCCATTTCTTTATGATAGTTATGTTTGTCTAATAGTCAGATTAGCGTTTGTGATGCTGGTATTACAAGAAGAAGCCCTCGGAGTTCCACCTACTTAGTATACTTGTTGGAGGACAGTGAATATATGAGGACCCCTGTGGGTCACCAATCCGAAGAAACGCATTTGTCTGAGTATCTATGGCAACAAACAACACTGTACCAACAACAGACATTGAAGTCACGCTTTGTCCAGGAGATAAGCAATGCATCTCTAAATCCAGTGGATTTTGGTACGGTACTCtacttaaattgatatttttccttCGTTTTGTCAACTAAATGTTGTAGGTTAAAGCTATACATAGCTAAACACTTGAGATTtgataatatatgataaaaatatgtttatattagcAATTTACGAAGTTTTGCTCAGACATAGTCAAACAGTAAAAATTATCTAAACAATCTCAACCATGTCCACCTCGATTTATTGTTTAAGACATTTAGCATGCCATTGATGATGTAACTCTTTGGACTAATAACTTTTGTATCTGTactgtttacaatttaaaaaccGATATGTGCTACTGTAAAGTAAAAAAGAGTTTTGTCTATAAAAACCATACTACATGGACTCACTAGTCGTTACTATTGCGTTTCTGTTACTATGACATCAGAAAAGAACCTTGAATGGTCATTCAAATTATTTCGAAGGTATTCGTATACATAGGACAGTCATATAAAACAATGTCTTTGTATCCTTCCCTTCTGCATACATGGTCGATCGTTTAATGTTCAAACAATGAATCATACCAGCCCATCTGCACAACACATAAATCttatcctgtttaaaggcacaaggatcGAGGCCAAAGAAACACTAAACGAGAAACACAATGTGTCAAATGACAACTaagacaatataaaaaataccgaAAGACAATATTCTATGTTCTTTGCTACTGAATAGTATTATCTATTAATATACCTCAATTACATTCTTCGTGCAAATTCTCATACCGTATTGGTAGAAATCAGTACTGTATGATCTGTTGGATAGCCCGAGTGGTTTAAACTGTCACCTTTGCGCCTGTTTACGCAAAACACGTGGTGAAGCGCGGAACAAAAAAATCTTGGTAGTCTTAAGTatgtgaaagaaaaatataaaatagatataGAGACAATATATTCTTATCTAGCAATGACACTAACAAATCGAAGGTTTATGCGCATGCACTTGAAGTATGGTTACGGAACATCTACATGTAGTGCCCCTGGAACTTCACTTGTTTACTGTGATAAATTAATgagttttcattgattttaaatgtcattttgtattaacAACAAACTATTATCCACTAAAACTGTTCCGGtatgataaaatgaatataagatGCCTCAGTCGGCAGTATTTCCTATAACCCAAACAGCCATCTAATACTTATATACTATCGTATCGTAATGTCTAACTGTATTTGCAGGAGCCTATTTAATTCAAGATAATTCCTACGTGTTCAACGCTGCTGAAAGTGTTGCCATCGCTGCATCAAACGCAACGGATGCAAACTTGAAATCGTTTCTTGAAGCAAGATATGCGTCGTACAAAAAGTAAGTAAAATCAATTATTGGAAGATTTAAGTTTAAAGACGTATAGTTTTATTCGTAGACTTTCTTTTGGATTCTTCATATCCATCTCCTGCGCGAGAATAATTCCGATAAACGATGATTTGGACAAACTGAGGACGATCTTGTGCTGATGACAGTTTCCAATGTACGATGTAAGGATTGTCTTACTACGAACGTATTCGATATTGAGGATACTTGTTTGTGTCAGTGTAagataacaatatatttcaacgaGCGAGCACCAAAAGCGAAATATTTACGTTTGGTGTTCTGAAGGTGAACTATATTGCGATCCAAAACTGCActaaacaattttctttaatttcatgCTGAAAATTCACCATTCAATAATTAATCTACAATTACCTGGACCGCGCCAAATTTAAGCCAAATGACATTCCACCGGAAATGATACTATCTAgataaactcttttttttttcaaacggtGTGTTTAACAGGATATAATCAACTGTTATTACTCGTATTGATAaaaccaatgaaaatataaacttatcAAACCGCTAGCTACAATGAAGAGaaccattttattattatttataatttgctcttctttaaaagatactcctttcatttttaatttaggTATTATGAAGAGGCATTCCGCACTTGGCACATTGAAGATGCGTCGGGGGTAAAACTGGGAAAAGAATGTGCAGATTATGTCAACCACGAGCGCGATGTAGCTCTGACCATGCCTTCTATTTACACCATTGTGTCCATGATACCTTGCGCAAAGTTGTGGCCATGGATTGGAAAACAGATCAAGGCTGATACAGTAAGAGAAGTATTTACCAAGAAGGGATActaagttattgtttttgtgtgtgtgtaaaataacaaaatatttcagtaaGTTAGCATAATAACTTAATTTCATCAATTGCCTTTGCCACTAGTGAAATAGGAAGTTTTGGAATTGACGAgataaaaaattaattattaaactcTTATTGTTATTTCCGCTTAAGAATTGATCAGCCAAATACAGGTCAATTTAAAATCTTTCTGCGTTAAACATACTGTAGAACCAATGCTTATGGGTATACAAGTTTTGCTTAGCCCTCAAACCTTAACAAAACTGTTAGAATTTTTTAATCATGAATTGCTGAAAACCTGATTTAGTTAATATGACACAACTTCCCCGTAgaaattaatttacatttttaagtatatattaaatataaatccaGCCTCCATCTTTGATAGGAAAACTAAATACataatatctatttatttaaatgaaaaaaatgaaaacgaacgaaagaaaataaaaacccAGGTTGaacgtgtttttgttttaccCATTCAAAAGTatagaaaaacatgtatttacaatgaaacattcacagttattgacaatatactATTCACAGTTTGCAAGAGTATTTCGCAAACATTCTTTCAAGGTGTCTATTAGTACCCTGTCTTGATCTTGctacaaaatgataaaagttgTTATGTAAGTGTCCTGATTAACGTCTGTATAAATGTTTACACTCGTCGGTAGTTTCTTGAAATGAGGCTCGGCCAATATTAGGCAAATACAAAcgtatattcatattatttcatttattttaaactaaactcCGTCGTGAAAGCAGTAATTTTGTATGAATCACGATCGAATACATTCCTTGGATACTGTCCGAAACAGGTACAGGTTTTTATTTTGAGAAAACATTCGATTGTACCTCTTGTGGGGCTCAAATCCACAACCTCTTTTAGTAAAAGTCGGACAAGCTTATTACTACAACATCTCGAACTCCTCTAATTTGATTTAATTCTACGATTTAGGGAAACTTCGGCGTAtatacagaatgggtaagagaAAACTTCGACCCGAACAACCATGGTTCCGACAAGTATGAGACAATGCTTAACAACGCTGCCGCCCAAGGACACATTGACAAATCCCAGGCACTAAAGGTGTATATGAACAGTATGATAGGGGAAGTAGAATTCTTTAATAGTATAAGCTTATTCTAGGTTTATGTGTCCGTATCCTGCTACAGTGTAAAAAGAGAACTAAAAGTACAAAACCCAGTGGCCTAAATTTAaccaatattataattaaagggcaaacaaacaccaaaaaagAGACACAACACTTTAATACATAAATCCTTAAACAACTATCACcacatcattgtttatttgtttatgtaacCATTAGTGTACGGTCAATGAAAATTAAGTGCAAGGAAACTCACGTCAGGGCTTAAGCCAGTTTGTGAGCGCTCGACGACCTCACATATGCCCCAGCATGCATCAGACAATTCATTTGCAAGGGTATTTCCTGTTTGATATTTGGAATCGTTGCGTGACTTTATGTCAAACTTTGTTTGATACGGGCcatacaaacatatgtatataacaAAGGTCTTGGTTTGAACCGCATGTTGAATTAACTATCCTTAGTTTGAATGTATCTATCATGTTTTCCTCTGCTTTTAATggtgaataaatattaatgtatctttatattgttgcttttttataatataacaaagAATGCGGacagtttgtaaaataaaagaagttgtctGAGAGGCTGGGGCAGGATTCATTAAATATGATGGGACTGTTTGCCATTAGAGGTTAAGGAATTTTGCTATTAAAAATAAGTTTCAAAAGTGAAACCTTTGGAACTCTGAACGTCTCAGTATGAgatgaaatgtttgaatatcTTATGCAGCTTTCACTGAGGAGTACACGATTTATGTGGATAATTGCGAAAGCCATCTGGATCATGATCAGGGTTCATATATCAATAAGACACTCGAACGACGATAATTTGTGCTAGAAAAGTAATCCAAAATGCTCACAAAGCCTATCGGATGTTTTGGGATgctaatattttaacaaattaacagtttttgtccaaaaataatttctaaatgaccaatttgtttacattttctgtaaatACGATGCActtattgaattattaaaaatagtGCAGTTAGTTCAGTGCTTATTGTAATAAGAGGCATAACCCCTTAATACTTTGTTTCATGTCTGCTCATACACGGTTTACCTCTCTTTCTTTCTTTGTTGATCAACAGCCATGAACAGCTACAAAACTGTGACTCAACATCACAGGAAATATCCTTTAAACCGGAAGAATATTTTTacgtttacatttttatttttatgacttctTTACATTCATAACGAGGACAACAATGGCTTAGAATGTACGTTATATTGCATATTTGATGATGTTGACTTTACGCTAAGTTTGTCTATATTTCACTTATTATTCATGCCTGataacttttatgttttattgtaaatgcaGGCCATATATGAACGTATTGTATATGCATAGTTACTCAATACGGTATTTATTAAACGAGCTTtctaaaattgtcaaaaaaaccCCGAGCATTGGCGACTAGGTATATatcaaaaacgttttttatcacaaatataGACACAACACGTATCCTTTTTTATGATGAAAGCTGTTTTAGTCTAGTAGTCAAAATAGCGTTAGCGATGCTGATGCAGCAAGGAGAAGCTCTCGGAGCACCACCAACTTAATCAACTTGTTGAAGGGCCTCTGTTGGTCACCAAAAGGAGGAAGACCTTTATCTGAGTATCTATGGCAGCAAATTACGTTAAATGCAATGCATCTTTGAATCCAGTCGGTTTTAGTAAATTATTCTCCactgaatttgaatattttttctcttacgTGTCAATCACTCGTGGTAAGATAAGGATAAGATACAAGTTCCGTTCATTGTAAAACACTAGTTTTGTAAAGATATGCCTTTAGTTACAAGCGACGAATAATTGCTTAGAAAAACATGATGAATGATGTTGATATTTTGactattaatgtttgtttgtgtaCTGCAATCAACGGTGCAACAGATAtttcaaaaaatagttttgtctACAAAAGTGACTCACAGATCCACCAGTTTTTATAACTTCGTGTCCGTTACTATTGAATCAGGACTGCACATTGAATTGTCAATCATTTTTGCGTAGGTATTCTTAGGCATTTTCCATGAtatcaaacaatgtttttatgtccTATGCTTCTgtatattacaatataatataaccaTAGTAAAAAGGCCAGTAGCATATCACTTAACCAAGAACCTTTTTAAAAGCACAATGATCGaggccaaacaaacactaaacaagagacacacgaTGGCATATGACCACATACCATAAcagaaatcaaaacaaacaaacacactaaATATCTTTGTTCAATGCAGCTGAATAGTTTTATATACCACCATTTAGTAATATCTGATTGTATTTCATGGAGCCGTTATAATTCAAGATAATTCCAACGTGTTCAACGCTTAAAGTGTTGCAATCGCTGCACCAAGCGGAACAGATGCAGACttaaaagcatttctttaagCAAGACATCAGTCATACAAAAAGTAGGCAAATCAtccaaacattttttaagtttatggcATATTGTTCAATTCGTAGtagaattttgttttagatTCTGCAAATCCATCTGCTGTGCTATAATGATTGGGACAAACGGTGATTTGGACAAAATGAGGATGATCTTGAGATGACGATAACAATTAGCGTAGCATATTATAGAATCGTTTATTTCTATGCGGTGTGATAGACATTCTCGACCCGAGAAAGACAGAGTTTTCCAGGCCCGGTAAAAATACGGAATGAATGAACAGGGTTGTCCTACTGcaacattctcattcatcaggtgtttgataataataaatccaacgcatagcatcatcgtatatgcaaaaagctacagaaacaagctcagtagcaaaacgattaaacataaacccggttaagtGACACTGGgcaaacaccaaagacatagaacacaaaatcacaaacaagaaacatagaagaacagcacagaacaaaactccacaaacagcacagtaaATCATCACTTAGGTGAACGAGAATGTACTACAAGTGTTTATTAATAAGCGATTATTTTAGATAATCAAGATGCTAGCAATATTTAAATAGAACATTTTatagttatgtatttttttcttaacgtTTAGAGAcattttctttcttcttttttaaaatttcaattaagGACTTGTGAAGAGGCATTTCGCACTTGGCACGTTGAAGATGCATCTGGTGTAAAACTGGGAATTGAAAGTGCAGCTTATGTCTACCCCGAGCGCAATGTAGCTCTTACCATGGCTTCTATTTGCACCattgttttcatgttattttgcGCAAAGTTGTGGCTATGGATTGGAAAACATATCAAGATAGATGCAATAAGataagtatgttttaataaatagaGGATTATTGTTAATTTCTGAGTAAGAGTACAAtatatttggtatatttattataacgTTTCGTTAGGTAGGATTTTGGCCAGGTAATGAAtatgctgcagaaaagggacagggtgctaaggggAATAATGGCACATGTTGTGAAGAACTTGAATCTTGAATTTCACAGAGAATGTTAGGAATTGTGTTAATCGATGTAACCATTTGGTTTCAACTGCCCAATATGTCaagtttgtaatttataatgatattttaagttttaataaagaaagaaatatttagtTATCTTAATTATCTAATGCTATGAAAGGCAGTAGGGTGAACATGCTGGTCTCCAGAAGGGCAGAAGAGTCCTTCAAAAAAAGGTACATAACTCTTTAGCTGACCCGTTTAGTTAGCACCAAAACTTATATTTCATCAGTTGGCTTGCTTTGTAAAATAGTAAGTCAGTTCAGTTTTTCACGAGATCAACTGCCTTTGTGAAATAATTAGTCTCGGttttgacaaatgacaaattaataaCTAAATCTCTTATTGTTGAAATGACGCCTTATAAGAATTAATCAGCCACAAACAActaatttcaatattattctGCGATAAACTTACGGTAGAACCAATGCTTTTGGTGAAAAAGATTTGCTTATCATTCGAACGTTAACTAATTTGGTTGAACATCGAACAACTCCAATGTTCTAAACCTGATTAAGTTCATATGACAACACTTCTTCAACGTACAAGTAAATGTTAAGattgaaaatcaaatttcaatgtaaattgCGCCTCCATCTTGGATAGGAAAAATACGATTATAATCAAATCTGCCATGAATCCTATATAATATCTgtgatattgaaatatatttaattctgAAAAAAGTCAAGGAAACTTGATAGATAAGACATGTTGTACGGTATGCTTAACGTACAATTTCCAAATTCAAAGcagtgatatacatgtattcacaaTTCTTTTAGTACCTAGTCTGGAACTATCTATCATATGACAATCTGTAACAAAAGCAGAAACTCTCAGAGGGGTTAAGACATCTTAAATGCTAGATGGGCGGTATCAATATCACTACCAATAAGagatgctctccatgagattcAGAAAACTTCATCATAGAGGATAGATAATCTGTAACAAAAGCCGAAACTCTCCAAAACATTAAGATATCTTTCATTATAGAATGAAGATGAAAATCTGCAACAATTGTAAAAGCTCGCCGTGGGGTTTAGAAATCCTTTAATGAAGAAGAATGTGTTAGTTCTCCGAGAGGTTCAGGGAACTTTTATCACATAACTGGGGTAGTTTGTTAGGAAGTAGTCGTTTTCCGGAGGTTCAGGGAACTTTCATCATAGAAGACGAACAGATGCAACACTAGCAGAAACTCTCCTATAGATTAAGTATGCAACAATAGCAAAAGGTTTTGAGGGGTACATGCATCTGGCATCATACTACATAGCATATATGGACAGCCTACCACAATTAAAGAAGCTCTTTTAAGAGGTTCAggcaattttcattttataatatgaCAGTCTGCAACAACAGCAAAAGTTTGCCGAGGGGTAAAGGAATCCTTCATAGAAGATCGATAATTCGcaagaaataagaaattattCGGGGGTTCTTGGAACTTTCATCATAGAGGATTGCTAGTATGGAAAATAGCATAAGCGATCCGAAAGATACACATATCTTCCATCATAGAACATGGgtcattttacaacaatcggaggTTCATgcaattttcattatataaaacTATCAGCAATAGTAACAAAAGCTCTCCAAGACATACAGCTACCTTAAATAATAGCAGATgaacaatttacaaatttaGCAGCTCTTCGAGAGGTCCAGCCATTTTCTATTATAAAATACTGCAACAATGCAAGAAGCCCTCCGAGACGTTCAGGCAACTTTCATCATAGATGATGGACCGTCTGCAATAATATCAGACGCTCACCAAGCAGTACAACTATCTTTTATCATAGAAGCTGGTAAATCTTGTAGTAAAGACAGAAGCTCTAAAAGAGGTTAAGGCATATTCCATCTTAGAAGAGGGACAGACTGCAACAATAATAGAAGCTCCCAAAGAGGTTCAGacatcttttataataaaagatgGATAGTCTGTAGCAAAAGCAGACGCTTCCCAGGTTAAGACATATTTGACTATAAAAAATGAAGGTAAAAAACAGCAGAAGCTCATCAAGAGGTTCATTCATATATCACCATAGTAGAAGAAAATTCAGTAAAAATTGCCCGAGAGATTCAGGAATATTTTATCACAACATACAATAATAGTAGAATCTCTATAAGAGATTCAGGCAACACATAAATATACGGTAAACTAGTTCCTTTTGCCAGTTAAGGATCTTATTCATGAATTCAATTCAACTCGGTAGAAATGTCATAAACTGCAACAAGTGGATTTTTTCTTTTTCCTTAGCTTTGTATATATTTTCCACAAATATGAATcgaaatgacaaaaatatgaccctaaagtttttttttatttcaatttaagacTGAGATCGACTACGACCTTTATTAAAATGGGTCCCAGTCAAGAACTCCACATGTGAACACGGTCGAAAAAAAGCAAGTTAAAACAAACAGTGAAGAAACACAAACGCTAAAACACCTTACGGTTGTTATAGGATGTATTGGCATATATCATGCAAATGATGCAATATGAAAATAAGGTTcggaaaaaacaacacttttgcAATGGATTACCTTTTGAACCCTGAACGTATCGATATTATATGTTCTGTTCAAATATTTTGCTCAGCTTCCACTGAGGGAAACATGATCATCTATCACTAAGACACTCACCGACAAATACTCAGCGGAAAAGTAAACCACAATGCTCTTCAATCCTATCTGGCTTTGTAGTGGTGCCAATATTTTGACataataatagttttgttataacGAAAATACCAAATGTCACACAATCCAAAAATGGCGTGTGTTTTAACTTAAGGgcatttaaaaatcaatgttttaatagaACAATAATTTCTATGACCATAAATTGTATCAATAGTTTCAggcatttttgttattaaaagtGGCATCATATTTGAgatgtttgtatattttctatataattatatgtttataatgtaattatTGCATCATTAGGATTATTGCATTAAGTTCGACAAGAACGCTTATTGTAATAGGAGGCAAAACTCCTTAATACTATGTCTGTTCATACAGGGTTTATCCCTCTTTGTTAATCTGTGACTCAATATTACACATAACATCCTTGAAACCGAAAGTAGtattttatggaaatattactTTGTAAGACTTCTTTACATTCATAAGGATGACGTATATAGTTAAGAGTGTTCGTTATATTGCATATTTGATGCTATTGGCTTTAAGGTAAGTTTGGCTAAATTTCAGTTATAGTAACTTCTTGAtaaagttttgatttatttttaacatgtacatgcaaTATAAGCTCGTATTGTATATAGAAGGTAAGACCCGCGTGGTTATAATGGGATTTATTAAACCGAGCTCtctaaaattgatgaaaaacgAGCATTGACAACTAGCTATAAGAAAAAAttataatgacgtcattttttatatttattatttaaatgttgaaacgCATCTGCTTCTAAACTATCTGACGCATATTAATGGCAGAAGAGTTAATTGtcgtaaaaaaacataaaacacgaTTAATATCTTaacatactttttaataaaataaattcataaattcttcaaatatttacaaacatctATCCATGTTTTTAATGATAGTTATGTATGTCTAGTAGTCAGACTAGCGTTTGTGATGCTGGTATAACAAAAACATGCCCTCGGAGTGCCACCTTCTTAGTATACTTGTTGGATGACAGCGAATATATGAGGGCTCCTGTGGGTTACCAATCTGAAGAAACGCCTTTCTCTGAGTATCTATGGCAACAAACAACATTGTATCAACAACAGTCATTGAAGTCATACTTTGTCCAAGAGATAAGCAAGGCATCTCTGAATCCAGTGGATTTTGGTACGGTACTCCACTTATATTGAatttgttatatgtatatagttGCAATGGACGAAGTTTTGCTCAGACATTGTAAAAACACATAGTATCTAAGCAATATAAACCATGTTCACCACGATTTAGGGTTAAAGACATCAAGCATGCCA
Proteins encoded in this region:
- the LOC128232709 gene encoding uncharacterized protein LOC128232709, giving the protein MAKNVRYIAYVMLLALGQISVCDAGITRRSPRSSTYLVYLLEDSEYMRTPVGHQSEETHLSEYLWQQTTLYQQQTLKSRFVQEISNASLNPVDFGAYLIQDNSYVFNAAESVAIAASNATDANLKSFLEARYASYKKYYEEAFRTWHIEDASGVKLGKECADYVNHERDVALTMPSIYTIVSMIPCAKLWPWIGKQIKADTGNFGVYTEWVRENFDPNNHGSDKYETMLNNAAAQGHIDKSQALKVYMNSMIGEVEFFNSISLF